From Astyanax mexicanus isolate ESR-SI-001 chromosome 11, AstMex3_surface, whole genome shotgun sequence, the proteins below share one genomic window:
- the LOC125805029 gene encoding uncharacterized protein LOC125805029 isoform X2, which yields MCFQIPTLISCNTRRHRHQGRNRNPSNLLYPPSSLSSQVLVHGGLWNCHSAVLKADFITAFASAQSLDFLALTETWITPENSATPAALSSAFAFSHSPRPTGRGGGTGLLLSRFIPHLSMSQ from the exons ATGTGCTTCCAAATTCCTACTCTCATCTCCTGCAACACCCGTAGACACCGGCATCAGGGCAGAAACCGCAATCCTAGCAACCTGTTGTACCCACCTAGTTCATTAAGTTCTCAGGTGTTGGTGCATGGGGGACTCTGGAATTGCCATTCTGCAGTTCTGAAGGCCGACTTCATCACAGCTTTTGCCTCTGCTCAATCTCTGGACTTCCTGGCTCTGACTGAGACTTGGATCACTCCAGAAAACTCTGCAACTCCAGCTGCCCTGTCATCTGCTTTTGCCTTCTCCCACTCTCCACGGCCAACCGGCAGGGGTGGTGGAACTGGCCTGCTTCTGTCTC gtttcatcccgcatctcagcatgtctcaatga
- the LOC125805029 gene encoding uncharacterized protein LOC125805029 isoform X1, translating to MWMSSHHLKLNPSKTDLLFIPGTTSPHNNLSISFENSLVTPSAEARSLGVVMDDQLSFSSHIANLTRSCRFLLYNIRRIRPFLSQDATQVLVQSLVISRLDYCNSLLAGLPLRATKPLQLIQNAAARLVFNLPKFSHVTPLLRSLHWLPVAARIRFKTLTLAYKAKNGPAPSYLMAMVKARSAPRALRASSTARLEPPSLKTHRKQTSRLFSVLAPRWWNELPLDVRTAESLTVFKRRLKTHLFKEFLN from the coding sequence atgtggatgagttctcatcacctaaaactcaaccccagcaagactgaccttctgttcatcccaggaactacaagccctcacaacaatctctccatctctttcgagaactcactggtcactccatcggcagaagcaagaagcctcggtgtagtaatggatgaccagttatcgttctcaagccatattgcaaatctgactcggtcatgcagatttctcctgtacaacatccgaagaattcgaccgtttctgtctcaggatgccactcaggtgcttgtgcagtctcttgtcatctcaagacttgactactgcaactctctactggctggtcttccactgcgagccaccaaaccactacagttaattcagaacgcggcagcacgactcgtcttcaatcttccgaagttcagtcatgtgactcctttgctgcgttccctccactggcttcctgttgccgcccgcatccggttcaaaaccctgacgctggcctacaaggcaaaaaacggaccagcaccttcatacctgatggcgatggtcaaagccagatctgcaccaagagcacttagagcttccagtacggctcggctcgaacctccatcactcaaaacacacagaaaacagacatccagactcttctctgtgctggcaccaaggtggtggaatgaacttccactggatgtcagaacagcagagtcactcacggtcttcaaacgtcgactgaagacacatcttttcaaagagttcctaaactaa